In one Dehalogenimonas formicexedens genomic region, the following are encoded:
- the rsmG gene encoding 16S rRNA (guanine(527)-N(7))-methyltransferase RsmG: MILPTLRTGAEELGLRLSEEQFGQFEKYFHLLVEWNGRFNLTAVTDYTGVQTTHFLDSLSLVKSGIDFESLKVIDIGAGAGFPGLPLKVAFPAIKLILLEATGKKAVFLKETAAALGLEGVTVLNARAEDAARQPDYRERIDLAVSRAVASLDTLCELCLPFCRVGATFIAMKKGEIASEIEYAKAAIETLGGRLYEVKEISLAGLPDPRQLVIIEKIKRTPPEYPRRSGIPAKNPLR; this comes from the coding sequence ATGATTCTACCCACCCTGAGAACCGGCGCCGAAGAACTGGGGTTACGTCTTTCCGAAGAGCAGTTCGGCCAATTTGAGAAGTATTTTCACCTGCTGGTTGAATGGAACGGGCGGTTCAACCTCACCGCCGTTACGGATTACACCGGGGTTCAAACCACGCATTTCCTGGATTCACTGAGCCTGGTCAAATCCGGGATCGATTTCGAAAGTCTCAAGGTAATCGACATCGGCGCCGGAGCGGGTTTCCCGGGCTTGCCTCTCAAAGTCGCGTTCCCCGCGATCAAGCTCATCCTGCTTGAGGCAACGGGGAAAAAGGCGGTCTTTTTGAAGGAAACGGCGGCAGCGCTGGGGTTGGAAGGAGTCACCGTGCTGAATGCCCGGGCTGAAGACGCCGCAAGGCAGCCTGATTACCGGGAAAGAATCGACCTGGCAGTCTCCCGCGCGGTGGCTTCACTGGATACTTTATGTGAACTGTGCCTGCCCTTCTGCCGGGTGGGGGCGACCTTCATAGCCATGAAAAAGGGCGAGATCGCCTCCGAGATCGAATACGCGAAAGCGGCCATTGAAACCCTCGGCGGGCGGCTTTACGAGGTAAAGGAAATCTCCCTGGCCGGCCTGCCCGACCCCCGACAACTGGTCATTATCGAGAAGATCAAACGCACCCCGCCGGAATACCCGAGGCGCAGCGGCATCCCGGCTAAAAATCCGCTGCGATAA
- a CDS encoding R3H domain-containing nucleic acid-binding protein, translating to MPNLITDDLEALLDTLPVEIRRPLSLQPDLSQLVEVVMDLGRAPEGRFAEREAVLRTEEVTEADLEYVIARVSAFGADNRAGIERTLHRISAIRNRKGKVIGLTCRVGRAVFGTIKIIEDLIQSGKSVLLLGRPGVGKTTMLREVARVLADDLKKRVVIVDTSNEIAGDGDIPHPAIGRARRMQVAMPDMQHAVMIEAVENHMPEVIVIDEIGTELEALAARTIAERGVQLVGTAHGNTLDNLMQNPTLSDLIGGIQAVTLGDEEARRRGTQKTVLERKAPPTFDIIVEIQERDTVAVHCDTSEAVDALLRGNELETEIRSVGEDGEVKTTHAAPEAVQAEGRRRAAAQPVAETPSLYLFGINRSRLEQVAEEMHVRLNITEKLGEAGMLVTSRNYFRRRPQRIRDAEAHNLPVYVLKSHTPAQFRQFLGMLSRHEPEQAEESGALNRALFEAEEAVHRVKSGSERVDLSPQSAYIRRLQHMVAERANLKSDSQGNEPNRRVSIFKE from the coding sequence TTGCCAAACCTTATCACCGACGACCTGGAAGCTCTCCTGGATACCCTCCCCGTTGAAATCCGCCGCCCTTTGAGCCTGCAACCTGATCTGAGCCAACTCGTGGAAGTGGTTATGGACCTGGGACGGGCGCCTGAAGGCCGGTTTGCCGAGCGAGAAGCAGTCTTACGAACCGAAGAGGTCACGGAAGCGGACCTTGAATACGTTATCGCCAGGGTAAGCGCCTTCGGGGCGGACAACCGGGCGGGGATAGAGAGAACGCTTCACCGGATTTCGGCTATCAGGAACCGTAAAGGCAAGGTCATCGGTCTGACATGCCGGGTTGGTCGGGCGGTCTTCGGCACCATAAAGATTATCGAGGATCTCATACAATCCGGTAAAAGCGTACTGCTCCTGGGGAGGCCGGGCGTGGGGAAGACGACGATGCTGCGGGAGGTGGCCCGGGTCCTGGCCGACGACCTGAAAAAGCGCGTGGTGATTGTAGACACCTCAAATGAGATTGCCGGCGACGGCGACATCCCCCACCCTGCCATCGGGCGGGCACGGCGGATGCAGGTGGCCATGCCGGACATGCAGCACGCGGTGATGATCGAAGCGGTGGAAAATCACATGCCGGAAGTCATCGTCATCGATGAAATCGGCACGGAGTTGGAGGCTCTGGCGGCGCGGACCATCGCCGAGCGGGGCGTTCAGCTGGTCGGCACAGCCCATGGCAACACGCTGGACAACCTGATGCAGAACCCGACCCTTTCCGACCTTATCGGCGGAATTCAGGCCGTCACCCTGGGCGACGAGGAAGCCAGGCGGCGCGGCACCCAGAAAACGGTACTGGAACGCAAAGCCCCACCGACCTTTGATATCATAGTTGAAATCCAGGAGCGCGACACCGTAGCGGTACATTGCGATACTTCGGAGGCGGTGGACGCTCTCTTGCGGGGCAACGAGCTTGAAACTGAAATCCGATCGGTGGGCGAAGACGGTGAAGTCAAAACCACCCATGCCGCGCCGGAAGCGGTCCAGGCGGAAGGGCGGCGAAGAGCGGCGGCTCAGCCGGTGGCGGAAACCCCGAGCCTCTACCTGTTCGGCATCAACCGTTCCCGCCTGGAGCAGGTGGCGGAAGAGATGCACGTGAGGCTCAACATCACCGAGAAATTAGGTGAGGCGGGCATGCTGGTAACCTCCCGCAATTACTTCAGGCGCCGCCCGCAGCGCATCCGGGATGCCGAGGCTCATAATCTGCCTGTATACGTTCTCAAAAGCCACACTCCCGCCCAGTTCCGGCAGTTCCTGGGCATGCTCTCCCGTCATGAACCTGAGCAGGCTGAAGAATCCGGTGCGCTCAACCGGGCATTATTCGAAGCGGAAGAAGCGGTGCATCGCGTCAAGAGCGGCAGCGAACGGGTGGACCTGTCGCCACAGAGCGCTTACATCCGCCGGTTGCAGCACATGGTGGCGGAGCGGGCCAACCTGAAATCTGACAGCCAGGGCAACGAACCCAACCGCCGGGTCAGTATCTTCAAGGAGTAG
- the tmk gene encoding dTMP kinase: MSLFVTFEGGEGSGKSTQAGILAERLATAGLKAVLTHEPGGTGLGEKITQLLKWSEDEHISPLAEVMLFNASRAELVSRIIKPALASGKVVVCDRYVDSTLVYQGYGRGLTVSTVKAINSMAAQGLMPEITFFLDLPVDEGARRKFGTKADRFERESTDFHRRVRDGYRALAATEPSRCVVIDALLPKDEIANIIWNKTLAALELRASMMP; the protein is encoded by the coding sequence ATGTCATTGTTCGTAACTTTTGAGGGCGGCGAAGGATCCGGGAAGAGTACCCAGGCCGGGATACTGGCCGAACGCCTGGCTACGGCGGGACTTAAGGCCGTCTTGACCCATGAGCCCGGAGGCACCGGCCTGGGTGAAAAGATCACCCAGTTGCTCAAATGGAGTGAAGACGAACATATCTCGCCTTTGGCGGAAGTCATGTTATTCAACGCCTCGAGAGCCGAACTGGTCAGCCGGATCATCAAACCCGCCCTGGCATCCGGGAAGGTCGTTGTGTGCGACCGGTACGTAGACTCCACGCTGGTGTACCAGGGCTACGGCCGGGGTTTGACTGTTTCTACGGTAAAAGCCATCAACTCCATGGCCGCCCAGGGTTTGATGCCGGAGATTACCTTTTTCCTCGACCTCCCGGTGGATGAAGGCGCGCGCCGGAAATTCGGCACCAAGGCCGACCGCTTCGAAAGAGAAAGCACCGATTTCCACCGCCGCGTCCGAGACGGATATCGAGCGCTGGCGGCAACTGAGCCCTCACGTTGCGTGGTGATCGACGCATTACTCCCCAAAGATGAGATCGCAAACATTATCTGGAACAAAACCCTGGCGGCGCTTGAACTCCGCGCCTCCATGATGCCATGA
- the mnmA gene encoding tRNA 2-thiouridine(34) synthase MnmA, producing the protein MTRFRVAVAMSGGVDSSVAALRLKEAGYDVSGVTMRLTGLPNSIALADSASIIAAKMGIRHYIFDLTQQFQKDVIDYFCEGYRAGRTPNPCIICNQQIKFGALLKLAETIGATYLATGHYARIQSDETGYHIYKATDPRKDQSYFLYRLSQAQLSRVILPLGELEKDRVRQIAADAAIPVQTNESQDICFLESGDYQSFLESRFPMAPGEIIDTRGEVVGRHRGIARYTIGQRHGLDIVANCPRYVTRIDAVRNQITVGDENALFQHEVRIENIHWISGSWPADVSGLSARIRYRMPDSCVTSIEPDSPDSAVIAFEKPVRAVTPGQSAVIYRCDEVLGGGIITA; encoded by the coding sequence ATGACCCGTTTCAGGGTAGCCGTCGCCATGAGCGGAGGCGTAGATTCCTCCGTTGCCGCGCTACGGCTTAAAGAAGCCGGCTATGACGTCAGCGGAGTTACCATGCGGCTCACCGGCTTACCGAACAGCATCGCTCTTGCCGATTCCGCCTCGATCATCGCCGCCAAAATGGGAATCAGGCACTATATCTTCGACCTCACTCAACAGTTTCAAAAGGATGTAATCGACTATTTTTGCGAAGGATACCGGGCGGGCCGGACACCGAATCCGTGCATCATCTGCAATCAGCAGATAAAGTTCGGCGCTCTTTTAAAACTCGCCGAAACAATCGGCGCCACCTATCTGGCAACCGGTCACTACGCCAGAATCCAAAGCGACGAGACCGGATATCACATTTATAAAGCCACGGATCCACGGAAGGACCAGTCATATTTCCTTTACCGGTTGAGCCAGGCTCAGCTTAGCCGGGTAATTCTGCCCCTTGGAGAGCTGGAAAAGGACCGCGTCCGCCAGATCGCCGCAGATGCCGCCATCCCCGTTCAAACAAACGAAAGTCAGGATATCTGTTTTCTTGAAAGCGGCGACTACCAATCGTTTTTGGAAAGCCGTTTTCCCATGGCGCCGGGAGAAATCATCGATACGCGGGGCGAAGTTGTCGGACGGCATCGAGGCATAGCCCGATACACTATCGGGCAGCGCCACGGACTTGATATCGTCGCTAATTGCCCTCGATACGTCACACGTATCGACGCCGTGAGGAACCAAATCACCGTCGGTGACGAAAACGCGCTCTTTCAACACGAAGTCAGAATTGAAAACATTCACTGGATCTCCGGGTCGTGGCCGGCGGACGTTTCCGGACTGTCGGCGAGGATCAGATACCGCATGCCGGATTCATGTGTCACATCCATAGAACCCGATTCTCCGGATTCAGCCGTAATTGCCTTCGAAAAACCGGTGAGGGCGGTCACCCCGGGGCAATCGGCGGTCATATACCGGTGCGACGAGGTGCTGGGGGGTGGTATAATCACCGCCTGA
- a CDS encoding ribonuclease HII, translating to MPGKMICPTFREENALYDRGLTLIAGVDEAGRGALAGPVVAGAVILARRRRCGWLKDIRDSKMLTAEAREELYRAITSEAVSFGAGIVSHIYIDENGIAPATKLAMKLAIEAMSSKPQALLIDYLTLPSFNLPQKGITDGDALCVSIACASIIAKVTRDRLMQRLDTEHCGYGLGQHKGYCTPEHIQRLNKLGPSPIHRYTFDPVNSFRSLL from the coding sequence ATGCCGGGAAAGATGATCTGTCCAACTTTCAGAGAAGAAAACGCGCTCTATGACCGCGGACTGACTCTCATTGCCGGAGTGGACGAGGCGGGGCGCGGCGCTCTAGCCGGCCCGGTAGTCGCCGGAGCGGTCATCCTGGCCCGACGCCGGAGATGCGGCTGGCTTAAAGACATCCGCGATTCGAAAATGCTGACGGCGGAAGCGCGCGAGGAACTCTACCGGGCTATTACTTCCGAAGCCGTCTCTTTCGGGGCGGGGATCGTTTCTCACATATACATCGACGAGAACGGCATCGCGCCCGCCACCAAGCTGGCGATGAAATTGGCGATAGAAGCCATGTCCTCCAAACCGCAGGCGTTGTTGATAGATTACCTGACATTGCCGTCGTTCAATCTGCCTCAAAAAGGCATTACCGACGGCGACGCGCTGTGCGTTTCTATCGCCTGCGCTTCAATCATCGCCAAGGTAACCCGCGACAGGTTGATGCAGCGCCTGGATACCGAACATTGCGGCTACGGCCTGGGACAGCATAAAGGTTACTGCACACCTGAGCACATCCAGAGATTGAATAAGCTGGGACCGTCGCCCATTCACCGATATACCTTCGACCCGGTAAATTCGTTCAGGTCGCTACTTTGA
- a CDS encoding YraN family protein, whose product MNKQQTGRLAEVIAREYLEKEGFRIKTTNWRCRESEIDIIAEQNGETVFVEVRAKSSAEFGSPAESVTRCKQEKLIAAAERYVSESADPAMLWRIDFIGIEFTASGPRLDHIPNAVDAIE is encoded by the coding sequence TTGAATAAACAGCAGACGGGCAGGCTCGCCGAGGTAATTGCAAGAGAGTATCTTGAAAAGGAAGGCTTCCGGATCAAAACAACCAACTGGCGCTGCCGTGAATCAGAGATCGACATCATCGCCGAGCAGAACGGCGAAACAGTTTTCGTCGAAGTCAGAGCCAAATCATCTGCCGAATTTGGAAGCCCCGCAGAATCCGTTACCCGCTGTAAGCAGGAAAAACTGATCGCCGCCGCTGAGCGCTACGTCTCTGAGTCGGCTGATCCGGCGATGCTCTGGCGAATCGACTTCATCGGTATCGAGTTTACCGCGTCCGGTCCCCGCCTGGACCATATCCCAAACGCCGTAGACGCCATCGAGTAA
- a CDS encoding thiamine phosphate synthase, translated as MNSQNLRIIDANLDRATEGLRVLEDIARFTLDDINLSARLKAMRHAIHQSFPHQTVDLISARDSAGDIGRKVEHQKEPASHLADTVVANARRVEQSLRVLEEISRVPGICQNGLVFEEARYAIYAIEKEILSRLNRSAKAERLKFYKIAQNQAQLSQAVEAGAQAIQLERGTLAPNHFYDLVQESKTRCAENDVLLIVEDSVDIALAANVDGVALDEFSLPISVVRKLLKIDRLIGYAAKSPEEAVQAQSCGADYILCPEVLNLEISTAVNIPVVSPVHED; from the coding sequence ATGAACAGCCAAAACCTGCGTATCATCGATGCCAATCTCGACCGCGCGACCGAGGGCTTGCGGGTCCTTGAAGACATTGCGCGGTTCACGCTTGACGACATCAACCTTTCCGCCAGGCTTAAGGCGATGAGGCATGCCATCCACCAGTCTTTCCCCCACCAAACCGTTGACTTGATTTCAGCGCGTGACAGCGCCGGGGATATTGGCCGTAAGGTCGAACACCAAAAGGAACCGGCCTCACACCTTGCCGATACGGTGGTTGCCAACGCCCGTCGCGTCGAACAGTCACTCCGTGTCCTTGAAGAAATATCGCGGGTGCCGGGCATATGCCAAAATGGTCTGGTTTTTGAAGAAGCCCGCTATGCGATTTATGCCATCGAAAAAGAAATCTTGTCGCGCTTGAACCGGTCCGCCAAGGCTGAGAGGCTTAAATTCTATAAAATCGCCCAAAACCAGGCGCAATTGTCGCAGGCGGTCGAAGCGGGCGCCCAGGCTATTCAGTTGGAGCGTGGCACACTTGCGCCAAACCATTTTTACGACCTTGTCCAGGAATCGAAAACGCGCTGCGCCGAAAACGACGTGCTTTTGATCGTCGAAGACAGCGTTGATATCGCTCTGGCAGCCAACGTTGATGGTGTCGCCCTGGATGAGTTTTCGCTGCCGATTTCAGTCGTCCGGAAACTGCTGAAAATAGACCGTCTTATCGGTTATGCCGCGAAAAGTCCCGAAGAGGCCGTCCAGGCGCAAAGCTGCGGCGCCGATTACATACTCTGCCCCGAAGTCCTGAACCTTGAAATTTCAACGGCGGTCAACATCCCGGTGGTATCGCCGGTACATGAGGATTGA
- a CDS encoding haloacid dehalogenase, which translates to MSETFNERLDSIIESIRQSFTEKDGAREKALPLCREAIRHCSESIRSIHRHQFDDAGRSLAKAKSLIDEGEATIKSCEELSNTAFFRDAQKEYSEGSITLAITTGSPIPTPEELAVDSAAYLNGMGEVVGELRRYILDGMRSGDLSRAEELLSDMDSIYEVLVTMDFPDAITGSLRRTTDMVRGILEKTRSDLTLTLQQKRLEERLDAFSDRLGK; encoded by the coding sequence ATGTCCGAAACTTTCAATGAACGGCTCGACTCCATTATCGAATCCATCCGCCAATCTTTCACCGAAAAGGATGGCGCCCGCGAAAAAGCACTGCCGCTTTGCCGCGAAGCGATCAGGCACTGCTCAGAGTCAATCAGGTCCATTCACCGGCATCAATTCGATGACGCCGGGAGATCCCTCGCAAAGGCCAAATCCCTCATCGATGAAGGTGAAGCCACCATAAAGTCCTGCGAGGAACTGTCCAATACCGCTTTCTTCCGGGACGCCCAGAAGGAGTATTCGGAAGGAAGCATCACTCTGGCTATCACCACCGGCAGCCCGATTCCCACTCCTGAGGAACTAGCCGTCGATTCGGCCGCGTACCTGAACGGCATGGGCGAAGTAGTGGGAGAACTCAGGCGCTACATTTTGGACGGGATGCGTTCCGGAGACCTTTCCAGGGCTGAAGAATTACTGTCTGATATGGATTCCATCTATGAGGTCCTGGTGACCATGGACTTCCCGGATGCCATCACCGGCAGCCTGAGAAGGACTACGGACATGGTCCGAGGCATTCTTGAGAAGACGCGCTCCGACCTTACCCTGACGCTTCAGCAGAAGCGGCTGGAAGAACGCCTTGACGCATTCAGCGACCGGCTCGGAAAATAA
- a CDS encoding MBL fold metallo-hydrolase codes for MRKRFLEGTPMIIERLVVGPIEANCYIVGDEKTKQGMVIDPGDDAEDIIQAIGRLGLKISFVVLTHGHFDHVSATAAVRKATGAKLAVHQADAASLNDGMLARLAGFIHQPVPHPDILLKGWEELSVGELRFTVLSVPGHTPGGIALYGQDAVFTGDTLFEGSIGRTDLPGGDYDVIIESINTRLLALDNEIKVYPGHGDPTTIGFERDHNPFLVNPPRKQC; via the coding sequence ATGAGAAAACGCTTCCTGGAAGGAACGCCAATGATCATTGAACGCCTTGTTGTCGGTCCCATCGAGGCAAACTGTTACATCGTCGGCGACGAGAAGACGAAACAAGGTATGGTCATCGATCCCGGTGACGACGCCGAAGATATTATTCAAGCGATAGGCCGGTTGGGTCTGAAAATCAGCTTCGTCGTCCTGACCCACGGGCACTTTGACCATGTTTCGGCCACCGCCGCGGTCAGGAAAGCCACCGGCGCCAAGCTGGCGGTTCACCAGGCTGACGCCGCGTCCCTGAATGATGGCATGCTGGCGCGACTCGCTGGTTTTATTCACCAACCGGTGCCCCACCCCGATATCCTGTTAAAAGGCTGGGAGGAACTCTCCGTCGGTGAATTGCGCTTCACCGTGTTGAGCGTTCCCGGCCACACCCCCGGAGGCATCGCGTTATACGGGCAGGATGCAGTTTTCACCGGGGATACCTTATTTGAAGGCAGCATCGGCCGGACGGACCTGCCGGGCGGCGACTACGATGTGATCATTGAGAGCATCAACACCCGGTTGCTCGCCTTAGATAATGAGATCAAGGTTTATCCCGGCCACGGCGACCCGACGACCATCGGGTTTGAACGGGATCACAATCCATTCCTGGTCAACCCGCCGCGAAAACAATGCTAA
- a CDS encoding DUF1648 domain-containing protein, translated as MNQPSQNPPTPSPLKFRASFIILPLLCLLATIIISAVYYGQLPDNVTFRFDIHGNPSAEMAKTSFIVLMIGIQALLTLVAYITTSAIGNIPVLRDNTDKFKFNPGRLLALIGNMPAIIQLIMAYVLVDAVIYAKQAEHIIPLWVFAVVTLVIGGGIILVFGVPIAIKGYKAITGVEEKKKD; from the coding sequence ATGAATCAGCCATCCCAAAATCCACCGACCCCCAGCCCTTTGAAATTTCGCGCAAGCTTCATCATCCTGCCGCTTCTCTGCTTGCTGGCAACGATAATCATATCGGCGGTTTACTACGGCCAGTTACCGGATAACGTGACTTTCAGGTTCGATATTCACGGAAATCCCTCAGCCGAGATGGCGAAAACCTCATTTATCGTCCTGATGATCGGCATCCAGGCTTTGCTAACCCTCGTCGCCTATATTACTACCTCAGCTATCGGAAACATCCCGGTGCTCCGCGATAACACCGATAAATTCAAGTTCAACCCGGGACGCCTTCTGGCGCTTATAGGGAATATGCCCGCTATTATCCAGTTGATCATGGCCTACGTTCTGGTGGATGCCGTTATCTACGCCAAACAAGCGGAGCATATTATCCCGCTGTGGGTCTTTGCCGTAGTCACCCTGGTTATAGGCGGGGGTATAATTCTGGTTTTTGGCGTTCCTATCGCCATCAAAGGTTACAAAGCGATAACGGGCGTCGAAGAAAAGAAAAAGGACTAA
- a CDS encoding glycine--tRNA ligase, giving the protein MEKIVSLSRRRGFVFQSSEIYGPPGGCWDYGPLGVLLKNNVKQAWWQSMVQERDDVVGVDASILMNPKVWEASGHVTGFSDPMQDCMVCKMRWRPGDFEGTVCPACGGKLTEPRQFNLMFKTFMGPLEDTASVVYLRPETAQGIFTNFDNVLNTQRKKLPFGIGQIGKSFRNEITTGNFIFRSREFEQMELEYFVKPGTDEDWHAHWLKTRLEWYVSLGMKKEHLQMRDHCKEELAHYAKACADIQYLFPMGWSELEGIANRQDFDLKQHSKFSGKNLEYFDEETKERFTPYVIEPSAGVDRSVLAFMLDAYTEEPDKDEIRTVLKLHPRLAPYKAAILPLSKKEPLTTLAKEIYASLRKAWMVTYDEAQSIGRRYRRQDEIGTPYCITVDFDSLNDKMVTVRDRDTMTQDRIPIDEIKAYLFPRLKREGM; this is encoded by the coding sequence ATGGAAAAGATCGTCTCATTGAGCCGCCGCCGCGGCTTTGTATTTCAATCTTCCGAAATTTACGGTCCTCCTGGCGGCTGCTGGGATTACGGCCCGCTGGGAGTTCTGCTGAAGAACAACGTCAAGCAGGCGTGGTGGCAATCGATGGTCCAGGAGCGAGACGACGTCGTCGGCGTCGACGCATCGATATTGATGAACCCCAAGGTGTGGGAAGCCTCCGGCCATGTCACCGGATTTTCAGATCCGATGCAGGATTGCATGGTCTGTAAAATGCGCTGGCGTCCCGGTGATTTCGAAGGCACGGTATGCCCGGCCTGCGGCGGAAAGCTGACCGAGCCCCGGCAGTTCAACCTGATGTTCAAGACCTTCATGGGACCGCTCGAGGATACCGCCAGCGTCGTTTACCTCCGCCCTGAAACGGCACAGGGCATCTTCACCAACTTCGATAACGTGCTTAACACCCAACGCAAAAAGCTGCCCTTCGGCATCGGCCAGATCGGCAAGAGCTTCCGCAACGAAATCACCACCGGCAATTTCATCTTCCGCAGCCGCGAGTTCGAACAGATGGAACTGGAGTATTTCGTCAAACCGGGTACCGACGAAGACTGGCATGCCCACTGGCTCAAGACACGGCTTGAGTGGTATGTCTCCCTGGGAATGAAAAAGGAACACCTGCAGATGCGCGACCACTGCAAGGAAGAACTGGCGCACTACGCCAAAGCCTGCGCCGATATCCAGTACCTGTTCCCCATGGGCTGGAGCGAGCTTGAGGGCATCGCCAACCGGCAGGACTTTGATTTGAAACAGCACTCCAAGTTCAGCGGCAAAAACCTCGAATATTTCGATGAAGAGACCAAAGAACGCTTCACACCTTACGTTATCGAGCCTTCCGCCGGGGTCGACCGCTCTGTTCTGGCGTTCATGTTGGACGCCTACACCGAAGAACCCGACAAAGATGAGATACGTACCGTTCTCAAGCTCCATCCACGGCTGGCGCCCTACAAAGCCGCCATCCTTCCACTCTCGAAGAAGGAGCCGTTGACCACCCTGGCGAAGGAGATCTACGCCTCCCTGCGTAAAGCCTGGATGGTTACCTACGATGAAGCCCAGAGTATCGGCCGCCGCTACCGTAGGCAGGATGAGATCGGCACGCCGTACTGCATTACCGTGGACTTTGATTCCTTAAACGATAAGATGGTTACGGTTCGCGATCGCGATACCATGACACAGGATAGAATTCCGATCGATGAGATCAAAGCCTACCTGTTCCCGAGGCTGAAAAGGGAGGGGATGTAG
- a CDS encoding metallophosphoesterase family protein, with amino-acid sequence MKIIHFADLHLGVEVYGRPDPTTGLDTRLLDFLAAFDKLVDYAICQKVDLVLFCGDAFKSRDPSQTQQREFARRIRKLADAGIPVFLLIGNHDLPAASGRATSTEIYETLRIDKVTVAAQPKVYNIETDSGPVQIAALPWPRKSTLEGKAQSEGQSLSSDELKAKIEGAMSSKIQQMADAIDPMQPSILAAHIWVDGAATASERKFILGAEPTVMLSNIALPVFDYVALGHLHKRQELSGTPPVVYSGSLERLDFGEENDDKGFYVIEITVRDGRKIVGHRFQKLDGRRFLTLEKTLDEEDLNPNASVLKLLADRREDIKDAIVQLKIKMPESLAPLLRNAEIKSALKDAYYFAVSREIERQARNRLGAEHDESLTPMQALEKYLSMKGVSESRKKELMEKAEDLIASLGS; translated from the coding sequence ATGAAAATCATTCACTTCGCTGACCTGCACCTGGGCGTCGAGGTCTATGGTAGGCCCGACCCCACCACCGGCCTCGACACCCGGCTTTTAGATTTCCTGGCGGCCTTCGATAAACTGGTTGATTACGCTATCTGCCAGAAGGTTGACCTGGTTCTTTTCTGCGGGGATGCGTTCAAAAGCCGCGACCCGTCGCAGACCCAGCAGCGGGAGTTCGCCCGCCGTATCCGGAAATTGGCGGACGCCGGCATCCCGGTGTTCCTGCTTATAGGAAACCACGATCTTCCGGCGGCCTCTGGACGAGCGACCTCCACTGAGATTTATGAAACCCTCCGAATTGACAAGGTCACCGTGGCGGCGCAACCGAAGGTTTATAACATCGAAACGGATTCAGGGCCCGTTCAGATTGCCGCCCTGCCTTGGCCTCGAAAAAGTACTCTAGAAGGCAAAGCTCAGAGCGAAGGACAGAGCCTGTCCTCCGATGAACTTAAAGCCAAGATCGAAGGGGCTATGTCTTCCAAAATCCAACAAATGGCGGATGCCATCGACCCGATGCAACCTTCGATTTTGGCAGCCCACATCTGGGTTGACGGCGCGGCTACGGCTTCCGAACGAAAATTCATCCTCGGCGCCGAACCTACCGTTATGTTAAGTAATATTGCCTTGCCCGTTTTCGATTATGTGGCTCTCGGCCACCTGCACAAGCGACAGGAACTGAGTGGAACGCCACCCGTGGTTTACAGCGGCAGCCTGGAACGGCTGGATTTCGGCGAAGAAAATGATGATAAAGGTTTCTACGTTATCGAGATAACCGTTCGCGACGGACGGAAAATTGTCGGGCACCGTTTTCAAAAACTGGACGGCCGCCGTTTCCTGACACTTGAAAAGACCCTCGATGAGGAAGATCTGAACCCTAACGCGTCAGTCCTGAAACTGCTTGCCGACCGCCGGGAAGATATCAAGGACGCCATAGTCCAATTAAAAATCAAAATGCCGGAATCACTGGCTCCCCTGCTCCGCAACGCTGAGATCAAAAGCGCGCTCAAAGACGCCTATTATTTTGCGGTCTCGCGGGAGATTGAGCGCCAGGCACGAAATCGATTAGGCGCCGAACACGATGAATCTTTAACCCCGATGCAGGCATTGGAGAAATATCTCTCGATGAAAGGCGTCTCAGAATCTCGAAAGAAAGAATTGATGGAAAAAGCGGAAGATTTGATAGCGAGTTTAGGATCATGA